The nucleotide window CAATCTTCTATATAATTATCATCAAAACTAAAAATCACGCCGGGCTGTATTTTCTTTTTTACTGGCTTTACTACAACCTTCTTTGCTTTCCCTTCAGGCGTTTTTCCTTCAGGGTACATTTTAACGGCTAGCACAACAGTTGTAACAGCTACAATGATTATCGATAGTATTCCTTTTACGGATAGAGGCTTCTTCATGAAAAATTACTAATTATTGCTTATAAAAATAGTTGTATTTTTTATACTTCCAAAAAAAAGTCCAAAATTCAACAGCTTAAAGCTTATAGTCACAAAATCAAACTGTTTTTCGGTAATTTAAAATTGCCCAAAGGTTGAAAAATAATGCAAAACAGAATAAGGCTATAAATTGTGTTCCCAATTCTGTTATACCGCTTCCTTTGAGGTAAACCAGGCGCATTACCTGCATAAAATATTTCAACGGATTAAAAACAGTGATGTACTGCGCCCATTCGGCCATACTGTTAACAGGGGTGAACAAACCGCTCATCAATATCAAAATCAGCATAAAAAAATACATCACAAACATCGCCTGCTGCATCGTATTGGAATAATTGGAAATCACCAATCCAAAACCCGAAATCCCCAAAATATAAAGTGCAGCAAAAAAATAAATGGTTCCTAAACTCCCTGCCGGAATCAAACCATAAACCAGGAAAGCCACACCGAATGCTATCGTAAGCACCGCAAATCCCATAATCCAGTACGGCAGTAATTTTGAAAGTATAAAAACAAACTTCGGAATCGGAGTCACATTAATCTGTTCCATAGTTCCTGCCTCTTTCTCACCTACAATATTCAGCGCCGGAAGAAAACCACAAAGCATCGTCAAAACCATAACCATCAAGGCGGGAATCATATAAATTTTATAACTCAAATGCGGATTAAACCGGTTTTGGGAAATAATTTCTATAGCTGGAAACTTTGCTGATGCTGTGGATTGAACCCATTTCTCGCGCACTTCCGAAGAAAAATCAGTGACAATTCCCGTAAGATAAGCACTGCCCAATCCTCCTTTTGTACCATTAACCGAATTCGCCGAAATCAACAAATGTGCTGCCTGTTCCCGAACCAAATCTTTTTCAAAATTGGCTGGGATTTCCAAAATAATATCGGCTTCGTCCATTTCAATCTGATTCAGTGCTTTTTTTGAATTTCCGGCAATTGAAGTCAGTTTGTAGTAACCCGAAGAAATTACTTTCTGCACCAGTTGGTTGGAATAATCACTGTGATCATTATCAACTACACACAGATTTATGTTTTTTATCTCAAAATTGGCCGCAAGCGGAAATACCAGCAACACCATTACCGGAAACATTAATATCGTCCGGGGCAGGAATTTATTGCGAAAAATCTGCTTGAATTCTTTTTCTAATAAAAACTTTATCATTACTCTAACCTATTTTTGAAATTCTTCAAACTAATACTGACAATAATAACAACCATAGAACCGAGTATTATCAGTTCTTTATAAATAGACGAAACACCAGTTCCTTTAATCATAATGTCTTTTACGGCTATGATATACCATTTTGCCGGAATAATATTGGACAAAAACTGCAAAGGCAAAGGCATATTTTCGACAGGAAAAATCATCCCGGAAAGTAACATTATCGGCATCATAAAAATCATTCCCGAAATCAGCATAGCCGCCATTTGTGTTTGTGTAACCGTAGAAACCAGCAATCCCAACGACAAGGCAACAAAAACAAAAAGTATCGAAAGCACTACCAGCCAAAACAAACTTCCGGCAACCGGAACACCCAAAACATAAACCGCCAACAAAAGCACCGAAACCGTGTTGACACAAGACAACATAAAATAAGGAACCGCTTTGGCAAGAATGATATAAATAGGCTTCAGAGGCGAAACAAGCAACACTTCCATCGTGCCCATTTCTTTTTCACGAACAATCGCAATCGAAGTCATCATCGCACAAATCAGCATCATGATAAGCCCCAAAACACCCGGAACAAAATTATAAGCATCTTTCATCTGTGGGTTATAAAGCATTTTCACGTCGGGTAAAATCTGAAACGGAACTTTCATTCCCTGCATCAAATCCTGCTGATAATCCATGATAATTGAACGTGCATAATTGGTCACCGCAGTGGCCGTATTCGGGTCGGTCGCATCGGCAATTAACTGCACATGACCATTGCCCGAATGAAACAGATTAGTCTCAAAATTTTCGTCAAAAACCATAATTAACCCAATCTCTCCTTCCCGAAATTCATGTTCAATTTCGGCCGGATCATTCAAATATTTGGCAACTTCGAAATACCGACTCGAATTAACCCGCTCAATTATTTTTCTGGAAGCAATACTTTTCGAAGGGTCATAAACGGCTACTTTAGAATTTTTGACCTCGGTGGTAATCGCAAATCCAAAGAGAAGAATTTGCATAATTGGCATTCCCAAAAGCAGCAACATCGTTCGCAAATCGCGAAAAATATGCAGAAATTCCTTTTTTACAAATGACAAAAATTGTTTCATAATATTCCTTTTTTGGAGCAGAACATTTGTGTTTTTTACAAGTTCCCTCCCGCTTTTCGCTACAATCTTGCGGGCTGAACCCCAGCCCACAATTATTTTCGCTTCAATCGGGGCTAAAGATCGACTTTCCGCTTTTTTAGAATAATCATCGCGTAATCAAATTAATTTGTGAAAATTTGTGTAATCAGTGGCTAAAAAATCAATCCCCTTTCCGAATTGCTTTTCTCGCCAATTCCTGAAAGACCCCATCCATATCACTCGCACCATATTTCAACTTAAGATTCTTCGGTGTATCCAAAGCACTAATTTTTCCATCAACCATAATCGAAACCCGATTACAATATTCGGCTTCGTCCATATAATGTGTCGTCACAAAAACAGTTATTCCTCTCGCTGAAGCCTCATAAATAAGTTCCCAAAACTGTCTCCGAATCATTGGGTCCACACCTCCTGTGGGTTCATCGAGAAAAACAATTTTCGGATTATGAAAAATCGAAACCGAAAACGCCAGCTTTTGTTTCCATCCCAAAGGAAGGGCCTTTACCAAAGTATTCTTCTCCGATTCAAAATTCAAAGTACACAACAACTCATCTGTTTTTGAACGAATTTCCTTTTCACCCATTCCGTAAATACCCGCAAACAACCGTATATTTTCCCAAACCTTTAAATCATTATAAAGCGAAAACTTCTGGCTCATATAACCAATATTCCTTTTGATTTGTTCTGGGTCTTTATGAATATCAAAACCGGCTACAGTTCCATTGCCCGACGTAGGTTTGCTCAAACCACAAAGCATACGGATAGCTGTTGTTTTTCCGGCTCCGTTTGCACCAAGAAAACCAAAAATTTCTCCTTGATTTACATCAAAAGTTACATCATCTACAGCCGTAAAATCACCAAAACGCTTCACCAGATTATTTACCTTAATCGCTTTCATTTAAACTTAAAAATAAAATTAACCACATAGAAACATAGATTTTTAACTGATAAATTTTAAGAACAAATAGAAAATAGCCCTATTTTTTCACATAGATAACCTATGCGAAAAGTTTAACGCCTATCAAACTCTTTTTAACCAAAAGAAATTCTATGTCTCTATGTGGTAAAAACATTTTCATTTACATAATTAAACCCCAAAATTCATATAACAATCTTCAATTCTGGGTTGAGTTTCTTGAATGTGAATATTTGTATGCCCTTTTTCAGCCAAAAAAGCTTCAAATTCGTTGATTGAAACCTCTGCCGTTTTGAAAGTAACATGATGCGAATCACCAAAAGCAAAACAGGATTTCACATTTGGAAACAGTCTTATGTCTTTCAATAATTGGTACATATCATTACTCTGAACCGACCAAAGTGCCATCCCAAACTGATTCACCATATTTTCGGGCGTATCAATTTTCAATAGTTGACCGTCCGAAATTAAGGCGATACGGTCACACAAAGTCGCCTCATCCATATAAGGCGTGGAAACCAAAATAGTAATTCCCTCCTTTTTTAATTTTTGAAGCATTTGCCAAAACTCTTTTCTCGAAACCGGATCGACACCAGTCGTAGGTTCATCAAGAAACAACACCGAAGGTTTATGAATTAAGGCACAGGATAAAGCCAACTTTTGCTTCATTCCTCCCGAAAGCGCACCTGTTTTACGTTTTTTGAAAGGTTCTATTTGCTGGTAAATGTCTTTTATCAAATCATAATTTTCTTCGACCGTGGTATTAAAAACAGTAGCAAAAAAATTCAGGTTTTCTTCGACTGTCAAATCCTGATAGAGTGAAAACCGTCCCGGCATATACCCTACTCTTTCTCTGATTGCTTTATAATCTTTAACAACATCAAAACCATCCACCGATGCATTTCCAGAATCGGGTTTCAAAAGTGTGGTTAAGATTCGGAAAATAGTTGTCTTCCCTGCTCCGTCAGGACCAATCAACCCGAATATTTCGCTTCTATTCACCTGAAAAGAAACATCTTTTACAGCCGATACTTTTCCGTTTCCATACGATTTATTGATATGGTTTACGTCAATGGGAATGCTATTTTCCTTACTGTCCATCAAAATATTTTTTATCAAAAAACAACATCACCATACATTCCAATTTTCAGAGCTCCATCATTTTTTACTTTAATTTTTACGGCATAAACCAGATTGGCTCTTTCGTCTTTCGTTTGAATGGTTTTAGGAGTAAATTCGGCTTTGCTGTTTATCCATTCCACCGTTCCGGAATACGCTTTTGATCCGCCGTTTTCAGTATCAACATTAACTTTTACAGCATCTCCAATTTTTATTTTAGCAAATTGCGAAGCGGTAATATAAGCTCTCAATTTTAGCGTGGACAAATCGGCTATTTTGTAAATGGGTTTTCCTATGGTTGCCATTTCGTACTCATTAGCATACTTGGTCAATACCGTTCCCGAAACAGGATTGGTGATATTGCATTTTTTAAGCTGATCCTCTACCTGCTCCATTTGTATGCCAACAGTTCCGCTTTGCGCATTGAGATTATTCGTTGTAGTACCTAACTGGCTTCTCAAAGCATCTATTTTAGATTGGATAATAGCTATTCTGGAATTCGCATCGTCGAGCTGTTTTTGCGAAGCAACCTCCCCTTTCACTAAATTTTCGATTCGTTTTTTGTCTTTCACTGCATTTTCTAGTTCTTTCTGCAAAGATTCGATTTGTATTTTACTATCAGGACGTCCCGACAAAATAGCCTTTCCACTTTGCTTCAACTGCATTTTGGTCAAGTGCAATTGAGTGCTATCAATAGAACCTATCTTTTGTCCTTTTTCTAATTGGTCACCTTCATTAATTTTCAGTTTCAAAATTTTCCCATTGGCTTCAGCCGACACAATTGTTTCGGTCGCTTCAAAAGTTCCTGAAGCTTCGTTGGCTTTTTCACCATTTCCACAAGAAGAAAGTGCAATGTAAATAGCCAAAACACTTGTTTTATAAAAATTGAACTTCATTTTTATAGAATTAAAATTAATTACCGCTTATCGTTTTGTAGTTGTAAATGCTCATCAACAATTGTACATTATGCAACGCTTGATTACCAATCGCTTCGTTCTCTTTGTTCATAGAAGAAAGTAAATCACTCATGGAGCAAATTCCGTTGTCATACATTAGCTGTTTTGATTTTTTGATATTGACTTTCAGTTTAATGATTTCGTCATCTTTGGCAATAATAGCTTTTTGCTTTTCGATGTCGCTATTGGCTTGTGTCAATTGTAGTTTATTGTTAAACAAAAAAACATCCTGCTGATTCGTTATTTTTTCCATCTCGATCTTCTCCAAATCCTTATTGTTTTTGCTTTTATAAAGACCTTCCGTATTCCATGAAACGTTCAATCCGGCCAAAGCCAATCCATTGAACTTTGACTGACCAAAACTCAATCCAGGCTGAATAAGAACTCCAGCTCCAATCAAACCGACTTTAGGCATCAGCGAAACTTCATTAAAACCTGAACGGGATTCAATCAATTTTAACTGATAGGAATACAAATTCATTTCAGGCCTGTTATTGTTGAGATTGTTTACCGACTCAGACACCATAGGCTTCTCAAGCCTTACATTTTCATCAAGCTTTTCTCCAATTAAATAAGATAACATTTGGACATAACCTTTTCGGGTATAATTGAACTCAATTTTTTTCTGTTCCAAATTCAACATTTCGGCTTTTACCTCATCAACATCTGATGAATAAGCCAATCCATTTTCCTTTGAAAGCCGAACTTTTTTAAGCCCCAATTTCAATTCTTCGTTAAGAATGTCCAAGTGTTTGTTTTGTTCATCAATCAACAAAACCCCAAAAAACAATTGGTTCACGCGTTCGCGAATGGAATACAACGAAACATCCACACTTGACTTTTCGACCTCAGCAGTTGATTTTGCAATTTCTTTTTGTGTACGTGTAGCGCCGCCGTCCCAAATGATTTGGTTAACCTGTGCAATCCCTATAAACTGAGCTTTATTGGGATCTCCCGAACTGGAGCCGGGTGACGAAAATTCGGGTAAACCAGCGAAAATATATCCGCCAATTCCCGTTACACTTACCTGTGGCAAATAGGCTTTATTGGCATTGGAAATAGTATATTCAGATGACTTCGCAATCAAGTCATATTGTTTGATTAACGGATAATTTGCTTTCGCTTTTTCCTGACAACCATCGATGGTTATTTGTCCTTTTGCAGTACTTAAACCGAAAATCAAAAAAAATAGCAAGAATTGTTTCATTTAATTTACCTGTTTAAAACTTACATTTCAAGAAATTTATTTGCCCATAGCATAAGTAATCCCGCCTAGAATATGTTGCAAGAAAAGTGGATCGCTATAGCTTTCGTTCGTATGCCCCAAAGCGGTGTAAAAAACCCTGCCTCCGCCGTATTCATGATACCAAGCCATAGGGTGATTGTCTCCATTTTTTCCCCCAGTATATGACGATTCATCAATTTTCAGAAGTACATTTACATCAGGGTTCAAATCTTTGAAATTATACCATTCGTCAAATCGTTCCCAAATTACAGGAAGATGGCGCGTAGATAAATGGTCTTTATTCACAACTACCAATTTGGCTATTTGCGGTTTTGGATGCGATACGAAATAACCACCAACCATTTTTCCAAACCAAGGCCAATCGAATTCGCAATCAGAAGCAGAATGGATTCCCACAAAACCTTTGTCTTTTTTCATAAATTCCTGCAATGCCAATTCTTCATTTTTTCCTAAAATAGTACCGGTGGTGTTCAAAAAAATAATAACCTGATACTGATTTAAATTTTTAGTATTTATGGCCAATGAATCTTCGGTAGCATCGACTAAAAAATGATTTTCGACTCCCAATTTCTTTATCGCAGCGATGCCAGCCGGAATACTTTCGTGTCTCCAACCGTTGGTTTTTGAAAAAATCAGGACTTTTTTGGGTTTTGCAACGGAAATCTCTTTATCATTTTTTTGATAAAAAGACACTAAAAAAAAGCTGATTACAGCTAGTATTGAAGATAAAAGAACATTTTTTGATTTGGGTGTTATGGTCATAATTTAGGTTAGTTTTTATTATGTTAATATACTAAAATAATTGATTCGATCAGCTTAGTCCATTTTTGAAAACATTTTCCTTTTAGTAGACAAAAAATGAATTGGTTTTTTGTATTTTTATAGCATAACGAAATCCAATTTCTATAATTTAAATACTATTTTTAATCATTTGATCTAATTAAAACAAATGAAAAATAGATTGACAATTACAAAACCAACAATTATGACACAAAAAAGCTTTAACGAGTGGTTAGACAAAATATCAAAAACCGAAAAACCAAGCGATGAAATTCTAGCCTATTATTTTGGAATACTCGAAACGACTAATGGTTATGAAACCTACCTAGTTGGTTCGAAGGAGTTTCACGAAGATGATGAAGATTGGGCTTGCAATACCGATTTTGTGCCGGCTGATAAATATCTGAAACTCGGACAAGCAGAAACAGACTGGAAACAAATCCTTGATCAAGTAAAAAATCATATTGAAAACTATACTCAAACAGAAAATTTCAAAAATAGTTTTCTAAGAAAAGCTAAAGCAATAGCGACAGGTTTTGACAGTGGAGATCTCCATATAATAAGGTAATATCCACTGGCTAATTAAACATAAATATTCTACAATTCTAAACAATCCCCCCTAAAACTAAACAAAATGGACAAAAAACACTTCGTACTGCATTTACTTCCATCACGACCTGATTTTGCAAAAACAATGAGCGAAGAAGAACTTGCAATAATGCAAGACCACATTGCTTATTGGATGGATCTTATGAACAAAGGAAAAGTATTGGCGTTTGGCCCAGTGCTAGACCCAAAAGAAGTTTACGGCCTCGGAATAGTTGAGGTGGACAGCGAGGAAGAAGTACAAGAATTCATTGCCAATGACCCCGCCGGAAAGATAAACAAATATGAATACCATCTTATGAACGCAGTTGTGCCAAAAACACACGCGAACTAAAAAAGAAAAAGTTCCGCTGCAAACGGAACTTTTTCTTTTATTGTCCTTTCCACACAGACGTTACGGATTAAACAGATTTACTTTAATTGATGTAGTTAAAAGTAGATTTTGGTTTTTAAAGACTACAAAAAGGAGCATATCCTTTCAGTTTATACGAAATTCCCATCTCCAATCCTCTCAATTCGGCCAATCCTTTTAGCCTTCCTACTAACGAATAACCAGGATATTGCTCTTTCCCATCTTCGATTGAATGAAGGAAACCGTGATCGGGACGCATTGGCAAACTGAGGTTTCTTTTCTGCATCAGCAGAATCAATTTCTCCATAATACTTTCCATCGGATTATCACCGTTAAGATGTTCCGATTCCCTGAAAACAGTTGTACTGTCTCTTGCTACATTTCTCAAATGCAAAAAGTGGATTCGGTCTCCGAAATCATCTATTATTTTTTCCAAATCATTATTCGGGTCTGCACCCAATGAACCTGTACAATAGCAAAGTCCATTTGCATTTATAGGCACGGCTTTGAATATTTTTTTCAAATCAGCTTCTGTGCAAACAATCCTTGGCAAACCCATAACCGAAAACGGCGGATCATCAGGATGTATTGCTAGTTTCACTTCCAATTCTTCAGCAACCGGAGCTACTTCCGACAAGAAATAAATCAGGTTTTCTCTTAATTTGTTATTGTCAATATGCTTATAATTGTCCAGCAAAGCCAAAATCTGTTCTGCTGTAAAATTAATTTTACTTCCTGGCAATCCAAGCAACACATTTTTAAACAATAAATCTTTCTCAGCTTGACTAAGTTGGTTTCCGTAATCAAGCGCAATTTGTTTTTCTTCCTCCGAATAATCATTTTCAACATTTGGTCTTTTCAATAAATAAAGATCAAAATAATTGAAGGCAATTTGGTTATAAAGCAACGCTTTCGAACCATCAGGATTTTCAAAAGCATGATTGGTTCGCACCCAGTCCAAAATCGGCATGAAATTATATGTCACCACCTTGATACCGCACTCTGCCACATTCCTCAAACTGATTTTATAGTTTTCTATATATTGCAAATAGTTTCCGTTGGCTTTTTTGATATCTTCATGAACAGGTAAACTTTCGATTACAGTCCATTCCATTCCCGCCTTCCTAACAATTTCCTGACGCTCTTTAATGGCATCAACTGTCCAAATTTCACCAACCGGAATTTCGTGTAGCGCAGTTACAATTCCCGTAACACCACATTGTCTGATATCTCTCAAAGCGATGGCATCATTAGGCCCGAACCATCGCATTGTTTGTTCCATTTTAATCATTCTGATCTCTATTATTAAAATCCTATACTGTTTCCGCCATCAACCGGAAGAACAGTTCCCGTTACATACTTAGATTCGCTGGTAGCAAAATAATAAGCCGCATCAGCAATATCATCCGGTTCTCCCAAAGTCCCCATCGGCGTTCTTCCAAGCACTTTATTTTTTCTTTCAGGATCGGAGTCCAAAGCTTTGGCAGACATTTTAGTCTTGATAAAACCGGGAGCAATACAGTTCACTCGAACACCAAATTGCGCCAATTCAACCGCCATTGCTCTTGTCATTATCTCAATTGCACCTTTACTTGCCGAGTAAGCAATCACACGTGGAATACCGTATTGCGAAGCCATCGAACTGATATTGATAATACTTCCTCCTCCATTATTTTTCATCACTTTAACCACTTCCCTGCTTACAGCAAAAACACTTTTCACATTAGTATGAATAATCGATTCAAAATCGGCATCAGTAACTTCCAGAAAATCTTTTTTAAGATTGATTCCCGCATTGTTAACCAAAATATCAATGTTTCCATCTTTGGCTAAATCAGTGATCATGGCAGGAATTGCATCCAAATTATTCAAATCAAAAATCACCGGAATTGCATTTGGACCGATTTCGGCACAGGCATCTTCCGTTTTTTCTTTTGTTCTCCCTATGATGAAAGTCTTTATTCCGTTATCACAAAATTTCTTTGCTGTTGCAAACCCTAATCCGGAATTTCCTCCCGTTACAATTGCCCTTTTTGTATTCATTCTTCTTTGAAAAATTTATTCGTTTATTTGTTTGATAGTTTCATTAATCTGATTAATTATTCCCTGGTGCAAATGGAAATTTCAATGACTGAAAATACTCCAATGTCTGTGTTGGTTTTTCAACTCCCTGCGGTAATTCTTTCCCTGAAAATTGTTGGAAGTACAACAAACAAGCATCCCTCCACCATCTGGCTTCTTTGTATTGAATACCCAATAACATTTTCACTTCATTGAATCGTTGTTCATCAACATATTTCCCCATTTTATCCCAAGTGGAAGCCATTGTTTTTACCTCATCAACTCCCTCTTGATATTTCAATGCCATTCCGTTCCAAAGCGTTTGTCCATTACTTAATTTATAATCCCAAGGCAAATGATGAAACCACAATAGCTCCTTCTCAGGGCAAGTAGTAACATCATCAAACATTTTACCTACTTCAGATGCGTATTGACCAGTTGCATTACTTCCTGATTTGGAACGGTCAAAACCGATTCCGTTTTTATCTGCTTTGTGGTAATAAACCGGATTCCATTCAGGGCGAGATAAGTTACTTACCCAAGGTCCAGGCCCATAATGATGCCCTGTGTCCATAATATGATGTAATCCTAACGGTGTCATGTAATTCACTACCGCTTCTCTGGAATTCAGCATCATTTGCTTTATAGGTTCAACAAAATTTTTATCGTTTGAAAAAGTCGAACGCAACCAATCTTCGGCGATCAAACCCGAATCCAAATAAGGATTCCAAGCCAACCTTCCATAGCCGTACCAATTTGCCTGCGCAAATGGATGTCCCGTCCAATTCAAATCACTGCCGATATTGGCAACTCCAGCAATTCCAGATATTTTATGGTTTTCCAATGAACCATCAATTATTTTCGCAACTGTAGAACCTTTTCCTTTACAATAGGTATCTGATTCCAAAACTTCCTGAAAGAGTTTTGGCAGAAAAACCAAATGACTGCTAAAACCTAAATATTCCTGGGTAATCTGAAATTCCATCATTAAAGGTGTTTTTGGCATTGCCCCAAACATCGGGTGGAAAGGTTCTCTGGGCTGAAAATCGATAGCACCATTTTTCACCTGAACAATAACATTATCCCTGAATTTCCCTTCATAAGGAACAAATTCGCTATACGCTTGTTTTGCTCTGTCATCGACATCATGCTCCGAATACACAAAAGCCCTCCACATCACTATTCCGCCGAAAGGAGCCAACGCATCGGCCAGCATATTCGCACCATCAACGTGGTTTCTGCCATAATTTTGTGGTCCAGGCTGTCCTTCTGAATTTGCTTTTACAAGAAATCCACCAAAATCAGGAATTCTTTTGTAGATTTCTTTAACCTTTTCTTTCCACCAATTAATTACATCAGCATCATAAGGATCGGCTGTTTTTAATTTTCCAATTTCAATTGGAGCAGAAAATCTCGCGGTCAAATACACCTTGATTCCATAAGGTCTGAAAGTATTCGCTAATGCTTCCACTTTTTCCAGATATTGTGGTGTCAATATTATGGCATTGGCATTTACATTATTCAAAACCGTTCCGTTGATTCCAATCGAAGCATTTGCCCGAGCGTAATCGATATAACGCTGATCTATAAAATCAGGTAATTTTTGCCAGTTCCAAAGCGACGAACCTGCGTAACCGCGCTCAACTGTTCCATTCAAATTATCCCAATGATTCAGCATTCGGATATTTATTTTGGGAGAATCAACAATATTTATATTTGTAATAGATTTATTGGTTTGGATAAGTCTTAAAAAATAAAAAACACCATATAAAACACCAACATCGGTTTTTGCAGTAATTACAATTTGCTCATTTTCTTTGGAGCCAATTGTTTTTATGATGTAGCCTTCGTTATTGATTTGCTCAAACTCTTTTTTTAGTTTTTGCTGAGTAGCTTCATCTAGAGAAGATTTGGAACCAAAAACCAGAATACTTTGAGCATTTTGATTTTGCTGAATTTCAATTTTCATTCCCAATAAACCGGAAAGTCCTTGCTGTAATTCTTCTGTAGCAAGCTGAATTGTTTTGGAATTTCCCAAAGCGGCAATTCCTTTTATTTTTGATGAATACCCCGAGAGCAATTCCTTATTTTCTATTTTATCATATCGAAGCCATAACTTGTAATCCTGCTGTCCTGATACATTCAAGGAAAACATGAAAACAGTCAGTATTAACAGAAAATACATTTTTGGAAAGCTCTTCATATTTTGGATAATTTATTTTTTTTGCAATCGGTTGCGTAAAAGTATAACATTGAAAAATAATAAAAAAATTTTTCATTATTTTTTTCATATTCATAAAAAACAAATCAAATCAAAAACAAAAAATCAACAATCAATACTGTTTTACAAAAAAGACAGGTTTTCTTATTTGTATTCTGATTCACTTCAAAGATTCTTCATAGCAGCAATTTGAAACTCATTTTCTTTGAAATATTGATGCATTCTTTTTCAAACTCATCTGAAGTAGAATAGTCAGGA belongs to Flavobacterium aquiphilum and includes:
- a CDS encoding ABC transporter permease, with amino-acid sequence MIKFLLEKEFKQIFRNKFLPRTILMFPVMVLLVFPLAANFEIKNINLCVVDNDHSDYSNQLVQKVISSGYYKLTSIAGNSKKALNQIEMDEADIILEIPANFEKDLVREQAAHLLISANSVNGTKGGLGSAYLTGIVTDFSSEVREKWVQSTASAKFPAIEIISQNRFNPHLSYKIYMIPALMVMVLTMLCGFLPALNIVGEKEAGTMEQINVTPIPKFVFILSKLLPYWIMGFAVLTIAFGVAFLVYGLIPAGSLGTIYFFAALYILGISGFGLVISNYSNTMQQAMFVMYFFMLILILMSGLFTPVNSMAEWAQYITVFNPLKYFMQVMRLVYLKGSGITELGTQFIALFCFALFFNLWAILNYRKTV
- a CDS encoding ABC transporter permease, translated to MKQFLSFVKKEFLHIFRDLRTMLLLLGMPIMQILLFGFAITTEVKNSKVAVYDPSKSIASRKIIERVNSSRYFEVAKYLNDPAEIEHEFREGEIGLIMVFDENFETNLFHSGNGHVQLIADATDPNTATAVTNYARSIIMDYQQDLMQGMKVPFQILPDVKMLYNPQMKDAYNFVPGVLGLIMMLICAMMTSIAIVREKEMGTMEVLLVSPLKPIYIILAKAVPYFMLSCVNTVSVLLLAVYVLGVPVAGSLFWLVVLSILFVFVALSLGLLVSTVTQTQMAAMLISGMIFMMPIMLLSGMIFPVENMPLPLQFLSNIIPAKWYIIAVKDIMIKGTGVSSIYKELIILGSMVVIIVSISLKNFKNRLE
- a CDS encoding ABC transporter ATP-binding protein; this translates as MKAIKVNNLVKRFGDFTAVDDVTFDVNQGEIFGFLGANGAGKTTAIRMLCGLSKPTSGNGTVAGFDIHKDPEQIKRNIGYMSQKFSLYNDLKVWENIRLFAGIYGMGEKEIRSKTDELLCTLNFESEKNTLVKALPLGWKQKLAFSVSIFHNPKIVFLDEPTGGVDPMIRRQFWELIYEASARGITVFVTTHYMDEAEYCNRVSIMVDGKISALDTPKNLKLKYGASDMDGVFQELARKAIRKGD
- a CDS encoding ABC transporter ATP-binding protein; its protein translation is MDSKENSIPIDVNHINKSYGNGKVSAVKDVSFQVNRSEIFGLIGPDGAGKTTIFRILTTLLKPDSGNASVDGFDVVKDYKAIRERVGYMPGRFSLYQDLTVEENLNFFATVFNTTVEENYDLIKDIYQQIEPFKKRKTGALSGGMKQKLALSCALIHKPSVLFLDEPTTGVDPVSRKEFWQMLQKLKKEGITILVSTPYMDEATLCDRIALISDGQLLKIDTPENMVNQFGMALWSVQSNDMYQLLKDIRLFPNVKSCFAFGDSHHVTFKTAEVSINEFEAFLAEKGHTNIHIQETQPRIEDCYMNFGV
- a CDS encoding HlyD family secretion protein, translating into MKFNFYKTSVLAIYIALSSCGNGEKANEASGTFEATETIVSAEANGKILKLKINEGDQLEKGQKIGSIDSTQLHLTKMQLKQSGKAILSGRPDSKIQIESLQKELENAVKDKKRIENLVKGEVASQKQLDDANSRIAIIQSKIDALRSQLGTTTNNLNAQSGTVGIQMEQVEDQLKKCNITNPVSGTVLTKYANEYEMATIGKPIYKIADLSTLKLRAYITASQFAKIKIGDAVKVNVDTENGGSKAYSGTVEWINSKAEFTPKTIQTKDERANLVYAVKIKVKNDGALKIGMYGDVVF
- a CDS encoding TolC family protein, with translation MKQFLLFFLIFGLSTAKGQITIDGCQEKAKANYPLIKQYDLIAKSSEYTISNANKAYLPQVSVTGIGGYIFAGLPEFSSPGSSSGDPNKAQFIGIAQVNQIIWDGGATRTQKEIAKSTAEVEKSSVDVSLYSIRERVNQLFFGVLLIDEQNKHLDILNEELKLGLKKVRLSKENGLAYSSDVDEVKAEMLNLEQKKIEFNYTRKGYVQMLSYLIGEKLDENVRLEKPMVSESVNNLNNNRPEMNLYSYQLKLIESRSGFNEVSLMPKVGLIGAGVLIQPGLSFGQSKFNGLALAGLNVSWNTEGLYKSKNNKDLEKIEMEKITNQQDVFLFNNKLQLTQANSDIEKQKAIIAKDDEIIKLKVNIKKSKQLMYDNGICSMSDLLSSMNKENEAIGNQALHNVQLLMSIYNYKTISGN
- a CDS encoding ThuA domain-containing protein translates to MTITPKSKNVLLSSILAVISFFLVSFYQKNDKEISVAKPKKVLIFSKTNGWRHESIPAGIAAIKKLGVENHFLVDATEDSLAINTKNLNQYQVIIFLNTTGTILGKNEELALQEFMKKDKGFVGIHSASDCEFDWPWFGKMVGGYFVSHPKPQIAKLVVVNKDHLSTRHLPVIWERFDEWYNFKDLNPDVNVLLKIDESSYTGGKNGDNHPMAWYHEYGGGRVFYTALGHTNESYSDPLFLQHILGGITYAMGK
- a CDS encoding YciI family protein → MDKKHFVLHLLPSRPDFAKTMSEEELAIMQDHIAYWMDLMNKGKVLAFGPVLDPKEVYGLGIVEVDSEEEVQEFIANDPAGKINKYEYHLMNAVVPKTHAN